In one window of Drosophila innubila isolate TH190305 chromosome 2L unlocalized genomic scaffold, UK_Dinn_1.0 4_B_2L, whole genome shotgun sequence DNA:
- the LOC117782292 gene encoding ATP-dependent RNA helicase vasa-like — protein sequence MSDWEDEPVCAVSSGLAEKFEKSVTIKTNEESAWSDEEKQPESGGGGGDSGRHDGGNGFRGRRDGGGEGGSYRGRREGGEEGGFRARREGGEEGGFRGRRDNEDGGGYRGRRDDGGDGGNRGRRGGGDNDDGGERRGGFNRGERRRRDGEGDMNNNQDENGEDGEKKAREFYIPPEPTNDEAEMFSSGITSGINFSKYDNIPVKVTGENVPPAIKTFDKAGLRKIVLDNVLKSGYTVPTPIQKVSIPVIAGKRDLMACAQTGSGKTAAFLLPIITSILDDPSENVEIGKPQAVIVSPTRELAIQIFNEARKFAHSTYLKITLVYGGTSVKHQNEAVAKGCHVLIATPGRLLDFVERTFVLFDDTRFVVLDEADRMLDMGFQESMRKIMQHPTMRPQHQTLMFSATFPEEIQRLAGEFLKDYVFVTIGVVGGACSDVKQDIFEVSKFNKRSKLMEILREGAEGTIVFVETKRGADFLASFFSETEFPTTSIHGDRLQSQREQALRDFKNGTMKVLIATSVAARGLDIKNIKHVINYDMPTNIDDYVHRIGRTGRVGNSGRATSFFDPEHDRQLAGDLIKILKGSGQVVPDFLDEMGGGSSYSGSKFGALDVRGGANNGPAANLEEEQDWD from the exons atgTCGGACTGGGAAGATgag ccTGTTTGCGCTGTATCCTCTGGATTAGCAGAAAAGTTTGAGAAATCAGTAACGATCAAGACGAACGAAGAGTCCGCGTGGAGCGATGAAGAGAAGCAGCCAGAgagcggcggcggcggtggcgaCAGTGGACGGCACGATGGTGGAAACGGTTTTCGTGGTCGCCGTGACGGTGGAGGAGAAGGCGGCAGTTATCGTGGACGTCGTGAAGGTGGAGAAGAAGGGGGTTTCCGAGCACGTCGCGAAGGTGGAGAAGAAGGGGGTTTCCGAGGACGTCGCGATAACGAAGATGGCGGTGGTTACCGTGGTCGTCGTGATGATGGAGGGGATGGTGGAAACCGTGGTCGCCGGGGTGGTGGAGACAACGATGATG GCGGAGAACGTAGGGGAGGTTTCAATCGTGGCGAACGACGTCGTCGCGATGGCGAAGGTGACATGAATAATAATCAGGATGAGAACGGTGAGGACGGCGAGAAGAAGGCAAGGGAGTTTTATATACCTCCGGAGCCGACTAATGATGAGGCAGAGATGTTCAGCAGCGGAATCACGTCTGGAATTAACTTTTCAAAATACGACAACATTCCGGTCAAG GTGACTGGCGAGAATGTGCCACCGGCTATTAAGACCTTCGATAAGGCCGGACTACGCAAAATTGTGCTAGATAATGTGCTGAAGTCTGGTTACACCGTGCCCACACCTATTCAGAAGGTGTCGATCCCGGTGATTGCTGGTAAACGCGATTTGATGGCCTGCGCCCAGACTGGGTCTGGCAAGACGGCCGCATTCTTGCTGCCGATAATAACCAGCATTCTCGATGATCCTAGCGAAAATGTAGAGATTGGCAAACCACAGGCGGTTATTGTGTCGCCGACTCGCGAGTTGGCTATTCAAATATTCAATGAGGCTAGAAAGTTTGCGCATTCCACGTATCTCAAGATAACTCTTGTTTATGGCGGGACATCGGTCAAACATCAGAACGAGGCTGTTGCCAAAGGCTGCCATGTTTTGATTGCCACGCCGGGTCGATTGCTCGATTTTGTGGAGCGAACATTTGTCTTGTTCGATGATACACGTTTCGTTGTTCTCGACGAGGCTGATCGTATGCTTGACATGGGATTCCAAGAGAGCATGCGCAAGATTATGCAGCATCCGACTATGCGTCCGCAGCATCAAACGTTGATGTTCTCGGCCACATTCCCTGAGGAGATTCAGCGTTTAGCCGGTGAATTCCTAAAGGATTATGTTTTTGTCACCATTGGCGTTGTGGGTGGCGCTTGCTCCGATGTCAAACAGGATATTTTCGAAGTTAGCAAGTTTAACAAACGCTCCAAGCTGATG GAAATATTGCGTGAGGGCGCTGAGGGCACCATCGTTTTCGTGGAGACCAAGCGAGGTGCAGATTTCCTGGCTTCCTTCTTCTCAGAGACTGAATTTCCGACCACCTCCATTCACGGTGATCGCCTGCAAAGTCAACGCGAGCAGGCCTTGCGCGACTTTAAAAATGGCACAATGAAAGTTCTCATTGCCACCTCAGTGGCCGCACGTGGTCTTG ATATTAAGAACATAAAGCATGTAATCAACTATGATATGCCAACCAACATTGATGATTATGTGCATCGCATTGGACGCACTGGTCGTGTGGGCAACAGTGGACGTGCCACTTCATTCTTTGATCCCGAGCACGATCGCCAACTTGCTGGAGATTTGATAAAGATTTTGAAGGGTTCTGGTCAAGTTGTACCCGATTTTCTCGATGAAATGGGCGGCGGAAGCAGTTATTCCGGCTCCAAATTTGGCGCTTTGGATGTTCGTGGCGGG gCCAACAATGGACCTGCTGCTAACTTGGAGGAAGAACAGGATTGggattaa
- the LOC117780534 gene encoding serpin I2-like, protein MHFKAKWVQPFKQHGKRNESFYLNELDGIDVPMMNLQESFRYADLPSLDASALELPFANSDFSMLIVLPRSKTVLPQLEDQLSRTSLEQITEQLHEILEDVKLPTFKAEFEVELTEAFKQLGMTHLFSNQAESRVPRMSA, encoded by the coding sequence ATGCATTTTAAGGCCAAGTGGGTGCAGCCATTTAAGCAGCATGGAAAACGCAATGAGAGTTTCTACTTGAACGAGCTGGATGGCATTGATGTGCCCATGATGAACTTACAAGAATCTTTCCGTTACGCTGATCTGCCCAGTCTGGATGCCTCTGCTTTAGAATTACCCTTCGCGAACTCGGACTTCTCCATGTTGATAGTGCTGCCCAGGAGCAAGACTGTACTGCCCCAGTTGGAGGATCAGCTGAGCAGAACCTCGCTCGAACAGATCACGGAGCAGCTGCACGAGATTCTAGAGGATGTTAAGTTGCCCACGTTCAAGGCCGAATTTGAAGTGGAGCTGACAGAGGCTTTTAAGCAGCTTGGCATGACTCACTTGTTCTCGAATCAAGCCGAATCAAGAGTCCCGAGGATGTCGGCTTAA